A window of the Halichoerus grypus chromosome 2, mHalGry1.hap1.1, whole genome shotgun sequence genome harbors these coding sequences:
- the LOC118524612 gene encoding olfactory receptor 2T29-like, translating into MENTTWVANHTGRSDFDLVGLFSQFKYPALLCLVIFVVFLMALSGNTILILLIHCDAHLHNPMYFFITQLSLMDVMYISVTVPKMLMDQVMGVKQISAPECGMQMFLYLTLGGSEVFLLAAMAYDRYVAICHPLRYSILMNHRVCLLLVSSSWFLGSVDGFVLTPVTMTFPFCRSREIHHFFCEVPAVMKLSCSDTSLYETLMYLCCVLMLLIPVTVISSSYSFILFTIHRMNSAEGRKKAFATCSSHMMVVILFYGASIYTYMLPTSYHTPEKDMIVSVFYTILTPVLNPLIYSLRNKDVTRALKKMLNVGSVFQETIK; encoded by the coding sequence CTTGGGTGGCAAACCATACCGGACGATCAGATTTTGACCTAGTGGGACTCTTCAGTCAATTCAAGTACCCAGCTCTCCTTTGTTTGGtcatttttgtagttttcctgATGGCCTTGTCTGGAAACACCATCCTGATCCTTCTGATCCACTGTGATGCTCACCTTCATAACCCCATGTACTTTTTTATCACCCAGTTGTCTCTCATGGATGTGATGTACATTTCTGTCACTGTGCCCAAGATGCTCATGGACCAGGTCATGGGTGTGAAACAGATCTCAGCCCCTGAGTGTGGGATGCAGATGTTTCTCTATCTGACACTAGGAGGTTCAGAAGTTTTTCTTCTTGCTGCCATGGCCTATGACCGCTATGTGGCCATCTGCCATCCACTCCGTTATTCTATCCTCATGAACCATAGGGTGTGTCTCCTCTTGGTGTCTTCCTCCTGGTTTCTGGGATCTGTGGATGGATTTGTGCTCACACCCGTCACCATGACCTTCCCCTTTTGCAGATCGCGGGAGATCCACCATTTCTTCTGTGAGGTCCCTGCTGTAATGAAGCTTTCCTGCTCAGACACTTCCCTCTATGAGACACTCATGTACCTGTGTTGTGTCCTCATGCTCCTCATCCCTGTGACAGTCATTTCAAGCTCCTATTCTTTCATCCTCTTCACCATCCACAGGATGAACTCAGCAGAGGGACGGAAGAAGGCCTTTGCCACTTGTTCTTCCCATATGATGGTGGTCATCCTCTTCTATGGCGCTTCCATCTATACCTACATGCTTCCCACCTCCTACCACACCCCTGAGAAGGACATGATTGTATCTGTCTTTTATACCATACTCACTCCTGTTCTAAACCCTTTAATTTATAGTCTTAGGAATAAGGATGTAACAAGGGctctaaaaaaaatgttgaatgtgGGATCGGTCtttcaggaaactataaaatag